A window of the Cicer arietinum cultivar CDC Frontier isolate Library 1 chromosome 6, Cicar.CDCFrontier_v2.0, whole genome shotgun sequence genome harbors these coding sequences:
- the LOC101499084 gene encoding magnesium protoporphyrin IX methyltransferase, chloroplastic, whose translation MAFSSSLWSSLFLPNPNKTNRSPTFSPANRKLSTAFAIPPLSTATAADVSGAIDGTTIAVVSGGFVAGLTALLSLTDPEKRRREQAEEVGGGDKEVVKEYFNNSGFQRWKKIYGDTDDVNRVQRDIRLGHSKTVENALQMLKDEGSLKGVTVCDAGCGTGSLSIPLAKEGAIVCASDISAAMVAEAEKQAKEQLVSSENGVSSLMPKFVVSDLESLDGKYDTVVCLDVLIHYPQNKADGMIAHLTSLAEKRLILSFAPKTFYYDALKRVGELFPGPSKATRAYLHSEGDIERALRKVGWTIKKRGLTTTQFYFSRLIEAVPM comes from the exons ATGGCGTTCTCATCTTCCTTGTGGTCTTCTCTCTTTCTTCCAAATCCCAATAAAA CTAACCGTTCCCCTACATTCTCTCCCGCCAACCGTAAACTCTCAACCGCATTCGCCATCCCCCCGCTCTCAACCGCAACAGCCGCCGACGTTTCCGGCGCAATAGACGGCACCACAATCGCCGTAGTAAGCGGAGGTTTCGTAGCCGGCCTCACCGCACTTCTCTCTCTAACAGACCCCGAGAAACGGCGGCGTGAACAGGCGGAGGAAGTTGGCGGCGGCGACAAAGAAGTTGTGAAGGAATATTTCAACAACTCCGGGTTCCAACGGTGGAAAAAGATATACGGTGATACTGATGATGTTAATAGAGTTCAACGAGATATTAGGTTAGGTCATTCTAAGACTGTTGAGAATGCTTTACAGATGCTGAAAGATGAAGGCTCGCTCAAGGGTGTTACCGTTTGTGACGCCGGTTGCGGTACTGGTTCACTTTCTATTCCTTTAGCCAAGGAAGGTGCCATTGTATGTGCTAGTGACATATCTGCTGCCATGGTCGCTGAAGCTGAGAAACAG GCGAAAGAACAACTCGTGTCTAGTGAGAATGGGGTGTCATCTTTGATGCCAAAGTTTGTGGTGAGTGATTTAGAGAGTTTGGATGGAAAGTACGATACAGTGGTGTGCCTTGATGTTTTGATTCATTACCCTCAAAATAAGGCAGATGGGATGATTGCTCACCTTACTTCTTTGGCGGAAAAGCGATTGATTCTGAGCTTTGCACCTaagacattttattatgatgcgCTGAAGAGGGTTGGTGAGTTGTTCCCTGGGCCTTCCAAGGCAACCAGGGCATATCTTCACTCCGAGGGAGATATTGAAAGGGCACTGCGTAAGGTTGGGTGGACTATAAAGAAGAGAGGCTTAACCACTACTCAATTTTACTTTTCCAGGCTTATCGAGGCTGTTCCTATGTAG
- the LOC101513291 gene encoding trihelix transcription factor ASR3-like: MCEPNSEKICEGSAESPTTPVGRQPTEAEPKSSERIKATRHPRWTRQETLVLIEAKKVVENGDQVCRYRSSTSGLVHTDPKWDLVSSLCQQHGVKRGAVQCRKRWGNLLTDYRKIKKWESNIKDENESFWIMRNDVRKENKLPGFFDSVVYNVLDGGVCTAAAFPLTLIKMAPREENGDQVEMPVAALEDENEEDEDEATVDCEKMGWSTEEENIETNTNGNMVSNSPFKTPNVMKTNIRGSFNIIPLITVPNSAERQQQPSCQGTYGQGFQREPLLNEGYKRKRLSPDNSEDTDFNDNVIKVLRRNSNILKAHLGAQNINSQLARDQQKQQTDSLVAALGKLTDALTKIADKL; encoded by the exons ATGTGTGAACCAAATTCAGAGAAAATTTGTGAAGGCAGTGCTGAGTCTCCAACTACACCAGTTGGAAGACAACCAACAGAAGCTGAACCCAAAAGTAGTGAAAGAATCAAAGCCACAAGACACCCAAGATGGACCAGACAAGAAACACTTGTTCTAATAGAGGCAAAGAAAGTGGTTGAAAATGGTGACCAGGTTTGTAGATACAGATCATCAACATCAGGGTTAGTTCATACAGACCCGAAATGGGATTTGGTGTCATCATTGTGTCAACAACATGGTGTCAAGAGAGGTGCTGTTCAGTGTAGGAAAAGATGGGGGAATCTTCTCACTGATTACAGGAAGATCAAGAAATGGGAGTCAAATATAAAGGATGAGAATGAGTCTTTTTGGATAATGAGAAATGATGtgaggaaagaaaataaattgccaGGTTTCTTTGATTCTGTTGTGTATAATGTATTGGATGGAGGGGTATGTACTGCTGCTGCATTTCCACTGACACTGATCAAAATGGCACCAAGAGAAGAGAATGGTGATCAAGTTGAAATGCCGGTGGCGGCGttagaggatgaaaatgaggagGATGAGGATGAGGCTACTGTTGATTGTGAGAAAATGGGTTGGAGCACAGAGGAGGAAAACATTGAGACAAATACAAATGGGAATATGGTCAGCAACAGTCCATTCAAAACACCAAATGTTATGAAAACCAACATTAGAGGGAGTTTCAATATAATACCCCTAATCACAGTGCCTAATTCAGCAG AGAGACAGCAACAACCATCTTGCCAAGGGACCTATGGTCAAG GGTTTCAGAGAGAACCTTTATTGAATGAGGGGTACAAGAGAAAGCGATTATCACCAGACAATTCCGAAGACACAGATTTTAATGACAATGTCATCAAAGTGCTAAGGAGGAATAGTAACATACTGAAAGCCCATCTTGGAGCTCAGAACATAAATTCCCAATTAGCCAGGGACCAGCAGAAGCAACAAACGGACAGCTTAGTTGCAGCCCTTGGCAAGCTTACAGATGCTCTCACAAAAATTGCAGATAAGCTGTAA